The genomic window gccaccgccctctcttttgaGAGGTTGGGTTGCGCGGTTGCTTCTTGTTGTCTTTCTGCCTTTGGGTTGTTCGTGTTCTTGTGGTGTCGTTTTTCCAAAAAGTTTCTTTGCAAAGACCTCTTTTCGTGTGTCGAAACATGCattttcttgagctcacggtactaccgcagccagctgcggtactaccgtgtgaggggagcacggtactaccgcccccacgcggcagtaattttttactgcctcctgggagagcggtactaccgcttcggtgcggtacttccgcccaagcggtactaccgcaatgacatgcggtactaccacgACGGCTCGgacgcgtggggataaggacgggcagggggagttctaactcccccatacccattcgcccaTTCCCcatctcgtctctctctctctctctccctcgctcaagaacggaGCCGGCGTCCGTCGCCGGATCTCCGCCTCCGGCTGCCCTCCCATGATTCTGatcggtgggatcgttccccaccacgtgctctttcTATGGACCAAGGTCTTTCCCCAACTTCTTCTcgtttttgttgtgtttgttgtcTCTAGTTTTtgggggagacttgtgtgttcttGAGTTTCTTAGGCTTTTTCTtagcaagagtaggatgaaggagcgtAGTATTGCGTAGGAATTATACTTGTCCTTTGTCCTATGCTAGATGTGATCGCCGTAGCACTGCCATGgtttcgcggttcttttcagattcaaaccgtcgtttggatctgacgcggtgcggtactaccgcccatctggcgcggtactaccgcttgtccgaTACTACCGCcctctggcgcggtactaccgcgctcacTGCGGCACTAAAAATTTACTACCGCtccaaccacggtactaccgtgcctcgcacggtactaccgcgacctagagcagtactaaaattttagtaccgcaggatctggcagtactaccgtggctcacATCTATCTCATGGCAACTTTCAGGTATACTTcctatgtgtttcttgtgctttaccgtggtctttgcattgatccttttgCGTTTCGTGCGTGttttgcgtgtgtgtctcaggtggtggctctcgtcgTTCCAACCCTAGCCGTGACAcaggctccaagcgtctgcgcaatccaggtgaagcaccagagggctccactGCCCCCAAGCGCCATGTCAAGACATCAGCTAGTAAGTACAAGGAACCCAATAAGAGCATGGACGAGATACCCCAATCTGAGTTCGTCCGTCTCCGGAAGCTCAACCCGTATGTGCATCCCCGTGCTCCTGCCAGAGGTTGTGAACTGTTTTGGAACAAGCAACAAACTatcatttatctggatgtcatcaagaacaagcagaatacctatgtgGATGTCAAATGGATAGAAATGCATCACCTGAGGAAGGACAAGCATCGTGcgtactttggagaagctctggatttggtgaagcagtttggtattgaacatgtgatctctttTCACCTTGACGATGATCCTGAGCTTgtttgtcagttctttgcctcagtctacTTTCACCCTGATGAGGAgaggaggatgacctggatgtccAATGGATGTCagttgactgctacctggaaggagttcatggatttgctcCACGTTCCTAATGACGGGCTTGACACTCCCGTGGGTGTTCGCCCTCATGGCAATCCTGAGTCTGCTagcaaggacaagcttcagccCTACTATGTTGAGAAGGCGCTTCCCAATGGCAAGACAGGGTGGGTGCTCAACTCCttcctggatatcatgtatcgcatcttccgcaactccttgttccctcgcattggtgacaaggataaggttcatgcctatatggtggatatgatgctcatttgcgaggaggctcgttcgtctcagactcagccacttgatgtctcacacatcatgtggtgtgagcttcggtttgtggTGTTCAACCGCAaagtgcctatctatgggccctatctgtttctgctgatctcgaagacttgggagaagatgttccctggtgaggagttccttgctccagactggattcgccatgatccCATCTGTCTCTGTGCCAAGTCCAaatgggccaacactactactcgcgttgaggcgtctgctgctagggctgctgttgatgaggaggatgttggcgcagaggatgttgctgaggaccaTGCTGCCAGGTCTTCCCATAGTTCCTCTATgccctcgtgggccaagaagctgaaggacaagatgaagactcttttctgcatgcaagccaagggccagtacaggactcacgtggcttccaaggagagtcgtcgccgggacaagaagatcttgcagctctatggtgaggATGTGTTTGGCGGTTCTGAGGAtcacatcactccagaggccgagtggatggagaagcaaggctacAGGTGGACTAATTCTGAGGAGGACGTCGAGAAGACCATCCCTACTGCCGAGGAGTCCGATGGAGAGGGTTGGGATGagttccctgcttgagccaccctgtgagtgtaggtgtcctctctgcctttttggcgtctcgatgccaaagggggagagagtgtagggatttgcgagtcttgtgtcgttgttcggtgtgtttgctgctttctctttgaacctcgtttcagttgctttgggttgctttacttcatatggtgtaagacatatgcactctatctatcttagcaAGCTTGTGATATATTGTGCTACCTTTGTGATTTGCTCTGCTTAGATGTTAGTTATCATGCCTTTGTCTCTATAATATacggggagtgttgatcctaggtTGTGTGCGGTGCAGTCCAAAGCATctatctagattgcacacatctagggggagcccgtctatattctagagaggaggggtttgcctgTGCCCTATATTATCtcatctatgtgcaaatcccgtattgtcatcaatccaccaaaaagggggagattgtaagagcatatttatcccttaagtgttttggtgattgatgacaatgcttttgcggactaatcgtgtgcctttagtttctcagacgcttcatctctaggcacgagacgattcgatgcccctcgaagactattgaagacggcgttgttctacgtttctctttggtgaatTTGAGTCATACgagagccatactattaagagggggtccgcgttggaaaggttcgggtggaatcaacacgtacacatgtccttcctttcccttgcactttggagcatctCTCTGTTATCCTAGTTGTGCCTAATCTGACGGCTACtgttgtacttgcggtagtactgctctaaggagcggtagtaccgcaagcacctgcggtagtaccgctgggagtcacggtagtaccgctcctctggagccttagtaccgtggctctcgggcctagtgccgctccggtacggtagtaggggcggatgtaattttttacatccgcgcccccacggtagtaccgcacgtcctgcgcggtagtaccgcgggaggccacggtagtaccactcccccggagtcgtagtaccgtggccctcataCCTAGTACCGATGTGtcacggtagtaggagcggatgtaattttttacatctgcgactccacggtagtaccgcgcctcgtgcgcggtagtaccgcgtcggatttttgcactgtttcattttcagcggaagtaggcacggatgtaatttatttcatccacGCTCTTCGTAGGCagtgactttcctgccttgcggtagtaccgcaagggggagcggtagtaccgcacatgcGGTAGTACTGCACCCAAGTCAGGCCAGTCCCGGCCTCTGCTGCTACCGCGAAagtaccgtggtcctccacggtagtaccgcgtggccttgcggtagtaccgcgcccctggagcggtagtaccgcttgtcgcaggctgaacatgtggataacggttggatcttttccatgactataaaaggggcgtctcctacctctagttgactacctcttccacctctaagctccattgttgctccaagctccattttggcccgatctctctccctagccaatcaaacttgttgatttgctcggggttgggtgacaagggcctgatctacacttccaccaagagatattcgattcccccactaatccctagcggatcttgttactcttgggtgtttgagaaccctagacggttgaggtcacctcgaagccatactccattgtggtgaagcttcgtggtgttgttgggagcctccaagtgttgtgaagattgccccatccttgtttgtaaaggttcggccgccgccttcaagggcaccaatagtggaatcatggcatctcgcattgtgtgagggcatgaggagattacgatggccctagtggcttcttggggagcattgtgcctccacaccgctctaacggagacgtacttccccttaaaaggaaggaacttcggtaacacatcctcgtcttcaccggctccactcttggttatttcgtgcctttatttttgcaagcttacttgtgttgtatctattacttgcttgtgtgctagttgtcattgcatcatattggttgtccacatagttgcatatctagacaacatattttgttgcaaggtttaaattgttaaagaaaagcttaaaaattgttagttgcctattcaccccccacccctctagtcaaccatatcgatcctttcagtaagAGTATGGGATAAAACATTATCCATGGGTATATAAATAGGGAAATGTTAAACCCATCGGGTAGAGCGGGTACGGGTATGAGATCATATAAcccatacccacatacccatgtacCCATATATAATCTATATGAACTCAAAATTATCTCAACACTTTGTGATGAATTTGTGAGCTCAAAATATATGACTAATGTGATGATGttttgatgtgttgttgtttacaagaaagtgatgtTGTTTATTAAATATGTTGTTGTTTATGATGTCTTGTTGTTTAAAAGTGGGTGTTGTTGTTATAATCTGTTGTTGATTATAAATTATAATTATATGTTGTATTTTATGACTATGAGTCGTTCAAACTGATGCTTTGCAAACATGGGTAATTTAACCCACGGGTATCCATCTACCCTGTCGGGTAACGGGTATGGGGGGAAATGTACCCATTGACGGGTATGGGTAAGAGTGATGGGTAAGCTTAGAGTGGACAGGTAAGGGTACGGGGTGGCTCCAACCGTACCCAAACCATGCGGGTGCCATCCCTGGTGCCCCTCCGATAGCGACGCAGCGCGATCGGTGGTGGGAAGGCACGACCAGATCGACCTCTTGCACCGGCAGCCGCAGCCGCCCTCGTTTCTCTTGGTAAggctaattaatgtgattgagcgattaaTGCTCATACGGACGGTTATTTGTTtcttaattaatgtgattgagtgatttatggtaaggttaattaatttagatttgatatttaaaaattgatcatgattgattctttcacataaagatATTACTAAATAGCTTGCTGCCAacatggaaagttctgatccgttcagatTTTTTTTGTTGTGTGAtagggtgacgcgaaactaaaccgATGAGATTGGGGAAGGGGAcaaaaaaaccagcgaaataaaacggttgaaaatgatgggacgaaaataaaccgtgaaTACTATTctaccaactcagacattaggagtagagaggCTCATATAGCGACGAAGGTCGGGGAAGAAGCAAGTTGGGAAATGGCAGGGGAATTTCTAGGAAACATTTTACCAGGAGAATGATTCCCTGTTGGACTTATGTGGCCCTGTAATCGTTAAAAACATTGTTATTCTTATTAGTATTATTTAAAGAGATTTTCACAAAAGGAAGTATTATTTAAAGAGATGAGGCAAAAAAAATGCCTTCGTTTTTTCTAAAAATACTTGTGCAATGTAAACACACCGGAACCGGAGGAAGCGGCTCCCCTGACATACATCACCTGcagttgtggcactgccatgtgggTCTGTTTTTCAATGAGCCCACCTGTCAGGGATGGAACCGCACCCTGCCGAACGGCAGAGGAGCCTCGTCCCCGGAACCAACGGTGATGTCACTGACCTTTAGAAATTGCGTTCGGTTTCCGAGTATTAGTCAAAGCGCACTAGGACAACGCCCAGCGTTATCCCCATCGTCGCAGCTGGGGCTCTATATATACCCACCCTCCTGCCAGATTATAAAGGTCGTGAAACAGAGCAAGCGAGAGCAAGAATATATCCATCCATACAGCAGCCAGCATAGGTTCCTTTCCTTTCGCCTTGAGGTCCTTCCGTTGCGTTCCAGAAACCAGAAACTTGCAAGCATGGGCAGATCTGCTGGAGCTTCTCAGGTCCTCCCGGCGCACCAGGAAGACGAGGACCTGTTCGAGACCTCGTCCTCCTTTTCCTGCAACTCCGACGACGACGAGGCCCGGTTTTCAGACGGCGAGGACCAGTTTGTGCCGGCTTCCCCGGTGCGGAGACTGAATTCCGATGGCGTCTACGATCTGTCGTCCATGAAGGCTGAGCTCTCTGCCAAGTAAGTCTCCGAGGAACTTACTAGCCTCCTTGATAAGTTCATCAACATATACTATATGTATGTATGTGCAGCAGCCAGCAGCAAAAGGGAGGTTTCCTGACCATGCTCTTCTTCTCTTTGCAGGAAAGGGCTGTCAAAATACTACGACGGCAAGTCCCAGTCGTTCGCGTGCATGTCCGAGGTGAGGTGCCTGGAGGATCTGCCCAAGAAGAACCCCTACAAGAAGATCAAGTCGTGCAGGAGCAACATCGATCTGGACAGTTACCAGACAGCTTGCCCCGTACCTGCTCCCAACACCAACAGCAAGGGAATTGCCAAGCAGAGCTCCGCGAGCTCCTGCGCGAATCTGATGATGGCGCGGACCAGCAGCGCCAACATGCTCTACAGGCCTCCCGCGATCCCTGTCAACAAGAGCGCGTGCCATCAGTAGGGCTCGCAGCCGAAAAAAATGT from Triticum aestivum cultivar Chinese Spring chromosome 3B, IWGSC CS RefSeq v2.1, whole genome shotgun sequence includes these protein-coding regions:
- the LOC123070662 gene encoding uncharacterized protein; this translates as MGRSAGASQVLPAHQEDEDLFETSSSFSCNSDDDEARFSDGEDQFVPASPVRRLNSDGVYDLSSMKAELSAKKGLSKYYDGKSQSFACMSEVRCLEDLPKKNPYKKIKSCRSNIDLDSYQTACPVPAPNTNSKGIAKQSSASSCANLMMARTSSANMLYRPPAIPVNKSACHQ